From Spirochaeta isovalerica, one genomic window encodes:
- a CDS encoding sn-glycerol-3-phosphate ABC transporter ATP-binding protein UgpC, which translates to MAEVILENVSKVYDGNVKAVDKVNIHINDQEFVVLVGPSGCGKSTTLRMVAGLEDITDGELRIDGKRMNEEAPKDRDIAMVFQNYALYPHMSVYDNMAFGLKIRKYPKDQIESRVQEAAHILDIEELLERKPKALSGGQRQRVAVGRAIVRKPKVFLFDEPLSNLDAKLRVQMRAEISSLHTRLSATMIYVTHDQVEAMTMGDKIVVMKGGVIQQIGSPLKLYNEPVNRFVAGFIGSPPMNITVAKIVEEGGKLMAKEAGFEVTITGDVAEKMKSYAGKEVLMGIRPEDLEFTTKPAAGMNLNATVEVIEPLGAETHLFVNTKDHSVIARTSPDNIFKVGDEVNFTPNLDKIHFFDLETETSILFA; encoded by the coding sequence GTGGCAGAAGTGATTCTGGAAAATGTATCCAAGGTATACGACGGTAATGTAAAAGCTGTCGACAAAGTTAACATCCATATCAACGATCAGGAATTCGTAGTACTGGTCGGGCCTTCCGGATGTGGAAAATCAACAACATTGAGAATGGTTGCCGGTCTTGAGGACATCACTGATGGTGAACTCAGAATTGACGGCAAGAGAATGAACGAAGAGGCTCCCAAGGACAGAGATATAGCAATGGTTTTTCAGAACTATGCACTCTATCCTCACATGTCTGTATACGACAACATGGCCTTCGGTCTCAAGATCAGAAAGTATCCCAAAGACCAGATTGAGAGCCGTGTACAGGAAGCAGCTCACATCCTCGACATCGAAGAGCTTCTGGAAAGAAAGCCGAAAGCCCTTTCCGGTGGACAGAGACAGAGGGTTGCCGTAGGTCGTGCCATTGTGCGTAAACCTAAAGTATTCCTTTTCGATGAGCCCCTTTCCAACCTCGATGCCAAACTGAGAGTTCAGATGAGAGCGGAAATTTCCTCTCTTCATACAAGACTCAGCGCGACAATGATCTATGTAACCCACGACCAGGTTGAAGCTATGACCATGGGTGACAAAATCGTTGTTATGAAAGGCGGAGTTATCCAGCAGATAGGTTCTCCCCTCAAACTCTATAACGAGCCTGTCAACAGATTTGTTGCCGGTTTCATCGGATCTCCTCCCATGAACATTACCGTTGCAAAAATCGTTGAAGAAGGCGGAAAGCTTATGGCTAAAGAAGCCGGGTTTGAAGTGACGATCACCGGTGACGTAGCCGAAAAAATGAAATCTTACGCTGGAAAAGAAGTTCTTATGGGAATCAGACCCGAGGATCTCGAGTTTACTACAAAACCTGCGGCGGGAATGAACCTGAACGCAACAGTAGAAGTCATCGAGCCTCTTGGTGCTGAAACACACCTCTTCGTTAACACTAAAGATCACTCAGTTATCGCCAGAACATCTCCCGATAACATCTTTAAAGTTGGCGACGAAGTAAACTTCACACCCAATCTCGATAAAATCCATTTCTTCGATCTTGAAACAGAAACATCTATTCTTTTTGCATAA
- a CDS encoding LysM peptidoglycan-binding domain-containing protein — protein MKKTLIYVTLILLLLMITGCASDPETPPEEPVEETVIEEPEPVVEEPEETPPPEEPVETVESVNPEEIKAVEEAVERADQAGARTYAADLFLEANEKLEEAKSLAETDPDRSRELLAQAASKADEAYRLSIDSQVSEKVTKLRLLEKQLIEIEAEKYAPEDYKIVKDRADLLITYLDEEDYARADRQYGSTLRAMQNLYDTIDNNIRWIKILDRDTNAYMSDAEEKEAFLWAPEELEKANYYYSDGISYFNNYKLSDSEKALKEAKYWAFTAIRLSERRKRLSQTDELMMSALEELEKASRNRVMENDGTIREASPWEGNEFIEENPAEDTKADNYEEEGSSLKDFDPDAQQSDENAMIIDGKTTVLGDEQQMTLLEQAIELWKQGVKARAEGKYDIADEYFKQSKAYSEAYSANAIANEYIVKKRDTLWAISAMKENLGDPFLWTKIWRRNSLIIENPDLIYPGQKLIIPPK, from the coding sequence ATGAAAAAGACCTTGATATATGTGACCCTTATTTTATTGCTTCTCATGATTACCGGATGTGCATCCGATCCTGAAACTCCACCGGAGGAACCGGTTGAGGAAACCGTTATAGAAGAGCCTGAACCAGTGGTAGAGGAGCCGGAAGAAACTCCTCCTCCCGAAGAACCGGTTGAAACTGTTGAGTCAGTCAATCCGGAAGAGATAAAGGCTGTCGAAGAAGCTGTTGAAAGAGCCGACCAGGCAGGTGCCCGCACGTACGCTGCGGATCTGTTCCTCGAAGCCAACGAAAAGCTTGAAGAAGCGAAATCTCTTGCAGAGACAGATCCGGACCGCTCAAGAGAACTTCTGGCCCAGGCCGCTTCAAAGGCTGATGAAGCCTACCGCCTATCCATTGACAGTCAGGTTTCGGAAAAAGTGACGAAACTGAGACTTCTGGAAAAACAGCTGATTGAAATAGAAGCGGAAAAGTACGCTCCGGAAGACTATAAAATTGTCAAAGACCGGGCGGATCTGCTGATTACCTATCTCGATGAAGAAGATTATGCCCGGGCTGACAGACAGTATGGCTCGACTCTGCGAGCCATGCAGAACCTCTATGATACGATTGATAATAATATCCGTTGGATCAAAATTCTCGACCGCGATACCAATGCTTACATGAGTGACGCAGAGGAAAAGGAAGCTTTTCTCTGGGCTCCTGAAGAACTGGAAAAAGCCAATTACTACTACTCCGATGGTATTTCCTACTTCAATAACTACAAACTGTCAGACAGTGAGAAAGCTCTTAAGGAAGCGAAATACTGGGCATTTACAGCTATTCGCCTTAGCGAGAGACGCAAAAGACTGAGCCAGACTGACGAATTGATGATGTCCGCTCTCGAAGAGCTTGAAAAAGCATCGAGAAACCGCGTTATGGAAAATGACGGAACAATCCGCGAAGCCTCCCCCTGGGAAGGTAATGAGTTTATCGAAGAAAATCCCGCTGAAGACACGAAAGCCGATAACTATGAAGAAGAAGGATCCTCCCTTAAAGATTTTGATCCCGATGCACAGCAGAGTGATGAAAACGCCATGATTATCGACGGGAAGACAACTGTTCTCGGTGACGAACAGCAGATGACTCTTCTGGAGCAGGCCATAGAATTGTGGAAACAGGGAGTGAAAGCCAGAGCCGAAGGCAAATACGATATAGCCGATGAATACTTCAAACAGTCAAAAGCTTATTCGGAAGCCTACTCGGCCAATGCGATTGCCAATGAGTACATTGTCAAAAAGAGAGACACTCTCTGGGCCATTTCGGCTATGAAAGAGAACCTCGGAGATCCCTTCCTCTGGACGAAAATCTGGAGAAGAAACAGCCTGATTATCGAAAATCCGGATCTTATTTATCCTGGACAGAAGCTGATCATTCCTCCGAAATAA
- a CDS encoding LPP20 family lipoprotein codes for MKLLKIAGILTIVLLLFSCVTTSGSSTRRPGWMDDKHSLYPEKDYMVEIGQGASLKDAKRNAAASLAQIFKTSIKVETTVQTRYKEFSSGGSVQTSEETNFDENITQLADQELINVNFGESWTNELGQVHVIAYIDRQETAQIYRGRIMENDQTVRSFLSRSGEQSSLLRKYAYLDAAYVVAQANRGLREQLEIINMMMSRTVMMSYDLDDIRNSRRELAQSMTFRVFVENDVTGNVSAVIADELTSLGFVIDPAGLLSVSGSVSLETVKLDNKYENMKYYLNIDIADEQGLPVVSLEENDRVSAMSLSDVENRAYLEIEKVVKKELVGKLIDYFDSFVQ; via the coding sequence ATGAAATTATTAAAAATTGCAGGTATTCTGACAATCGTGCTTCTTCTCTTCTCCTGTGTTACCACATCGGGTTCTTCAACCCGGCGACCGGGTTGGATGGACGATAAGCACAGTCTTTATCCGGAAAAAGATTATATGGTTGAAATCGGTCAGGGCGCCTCTCTGAAGGATGCAAAGCGCAATGCCGCGGCTTCTCTGGCCCAGATTTTCAAAACCAGCATTAAGGTCGAAACTACAGTACAGACCCGTTACAAGGAATTCTCCTCAGGCGGTTCGGTCCAGACTTCTGAAGAAACCAATTTTGATGAAAACATCACACAGTTGGCGGATCAGGAGCTGATAAATGTCAATTTCGGTGAATCCTGGACCAATGAACTGGGCCAGGTCCATGTCATCGCTTATATAGACAGACAGGAAACGGCACAGATTTATCGGGGAAGGATTATGGAAAATGATCAGACAGTGCGCTCCTTTCTTTCCCGATCCGGCGAGCAGAGTTCGCTGCTGCGAAAATATGCTTATCTCGATGCCGCCTATGTTGTCGCTCAGGCGAATAGGGGCCTCAGAGAGCAACTGGAAATTATCAATATGATGATGAGCCGTACCGTTATGATGTCCTATGATCTGGATGATATCCGCAACAGCAGAAGGGAACTGGCTCAATCCATGACCTTCCGGGTCTTTGTGGAAAATGACGTAACGGGTAACGTCAGTGCTGTTATTGCCGATGAACTCACTTCTCTGGGATTTGTCATCGATCCGGCAGGCCTCTTATCGGTAAGCGGCTCTGTTTCTCTGGAAACGGTTAAGCTCGATAACAAGTATGAAAATATGAAGTATTATCTGAATATTGATATTGCAGATGAGCAGGGTCTTCCGGTTGTTTCTCTGGAAGAAAATGATCGAGTTTCTGCTATGTCCCTGTCCGATGTAGAGAACAGAGCGTATCTGGAAATCGAAAAAGTAGTGAAGAAAGAGCTGGTTGGAAAGCTGATCGATTATTTTGACAGTTTTGTTCAATAA
- the lpoB gene encoding penicillin-binding protein activator LpoB produces MKRTTILLIITALILSISGCATTTVSRKATDEVIDLSGRWNDTDARLTAEVLINDVLARPWLINFVEEEGAKPVVIIGSVRNKSSEHIDLLSLTKSFQMELINSGKVKFVADSQAREEVRTEREDQQSNASEDTATKLADETGADFMLQGVLTTIVDAVDGKRVVLYQTNMELIDLRSNEIVWLGEHQIKKLVEQAKASW; encoded by the coding sequence TTGAAAAGGACAACAATATTACTGATCATAACGGCTTTAATTCTGAGCATTTCAGGATGTGCCACAACAACTGTATCCCGTAAGGCGACTGATGAAGTCATTGATTTGAGCGGCCGTTGGAACGATACTGATGCCAGGCTTACAGCTGAAGTGCTGATTAACGATGTTCTGGCCCGCCCCTGGCTGATCAATTTTGTTGAAGAAGAAGGCGCCAAGCCCGTTGTCATCATCGGTTCCGTCAGAAACAAAAGTTCAGAGCATATCGACCTTCTCTCCCTGACGAAAAGCTTCCAGATGGAGCTGATCAATAGCGGAAAAGTCAAATTTGTCGCAGACTCCCAAGCAAGGGAAGAGGTCCGGACCGAAAGGGAGGACCAGCAGTCCAATGCCTCTGAAGATACGGCGACCAAATTAGCTGATGAAACAGGAGCAGATTTCATGCTTCAGGGTGTTTTAACTACTATAGTGGACGCGGTTGACGGAAAGAGAGTGGTTCTCTATCAGACCAATATGGAATTGATTGACCTGAGATCCAATGAAATTGTCTGGCTCGGTGAGCACCAGATCAAAAAACTGGTTGAACAGGCTAAAGCGAGCTGGTAA
- a CDS encoding glycogen/starch/alpha-glucan phosphorylase: MTIDKEKFIQEVKRSLSQSFDKELSEASNYQLYFAISKAVLGSIWHHWENTREAYKTKDIKEAYYLSAEFLMGRAMSNNLVNLGIENEIKEVLDSLGLDYNLIEDTEPDAGLGNGGLGRLAACFLDSLSTLDLPATGYGIRYKYGMFKQIIQDGYQIEKPDAWLEHDNPWSIKRPDYSVTVKFGGDIVAERDEEGRINYKRVNTEDVLAIPYDMPIIGYGTDTINNLRLWEAQSPDGFDLQLFNNEQYLKAVEKANSAEDISRVLYPNDMGPLGKTLRLKQQYFFVSASLHDIIRKYKVKMGDDFSRFPELVAIQLNDTHPVVAIPELMRILLDNEGMSWTEAWGLTTKTFAYTNHTILAEALEKWPIDIFQNLLPRIYQIIEEINRRFLEFVRGIYPGDWEKQSRMAIIHNGMIKMAWLAITGSHSVNGVAALHTEILKHEALKDWYDLFPEKFNNKTNGVTQRRWLLKSNPELADFITSKIGNKWIADLSELEKLKKFADNKTDLKKIEKIKNNNKEALAKYIKEHNGIEVNTDSIFDVQIKRLHEYKRQLLNILHILYLYRKIKEDPSVEMVPRTFIFGAKAASGYRMAKQIIKLINDVADLVNNDSIVSGKIKVVFIENYRVSVAEKLFPASDISEQISTAGKEASGTGNMKFMMNGALTLGTLDGANIEIVEEAGEENAFIFGLTSEEISRIRTEHSYRPHEILAADNELKMILNMLIDGTFGSYDIYREIYDSLVYGIEGNKPDTYFVLKDFRSYVEAQARASEAYKDRDKWNRMAFMNIASSGKFSSDRTIKEYASEIWDIKPRK, from the coding sequence ATGACGATAGATAAGGAAAAGTTTATACAGGAAGTAAAGCGTTCCTTAAGCCAGAGTTTTGACAAGGAGCTCTCTGAAGCTTCAAACTATCAGCTTTACTTTGCTATTTCAAAAGCTGTTCTGGGCTCAATCTGGCACCATTGGGAAAACACCCGGGAAGCCTACAAAACCAAAGACATAAAAGAAGCCTACTACCTTTCCGCAGAGTTCCTCATGGGGCGCGCCATGAGCAACAATCTGGTTAACCTGGGTATTGAAAATGAAATTAAAGAAGTTCTCGATTCCCTGGGGCTGGATTACAACCTGATTGAAGATACGGAACCCGATGCCGGTCTGGGTAACGGCGGCCTGGGACGGCTTGCCGCCTGTTTCCTCGACTCCCTGTCCACGTTGGATCTCCCCGCCACTGGATACGGAATTCGCTACAAGTACGGCATGTTCAAACAGATAATTCAGGACGGTTACCAGATTGAAAAGCCCGATGCCTGGCTGGAGCATGACAACCCCTGGTCAATAAAAAGACCGGATTATTCCGTTACCGTTAAATTCGGTGGCGATATTGTTGCCGAGCGGGACGAAGAAGGACGGATAAACTACAAGAGGGTTAACACGGAAGATGTTCTCGCCATCCCTTACGATATGCCTATTATCGGTTACGGAACCGATACAATCAACAATCTGAGACTCTGGGAAGCCCAGTCTCCCGACGGTTTTGATCTTCAGCTCTTTAACAATGAGCAGTACCTCAAAGCCGTGGAAAAAGCCAATTCGGCTGAAGACATTTCCCGAGTTCTCTACCCCAACGACATGGGTCCCCTCGGTAAGACCTTAAGGTTGAAACAGCAGTATTTCTTTGTTTCCGCTTCGCTTCATGATATCATTCGCAAATACAAAGTCAAAATGGGCGATGATTTCTCCCGATTTCCCGAACTGGTGGCAATCCAGCTCAACGATACACATCCCGTAGTGGCTATTCCCGAACTGATGCGCATCCTCCTCGATAATGAAGGAATGAGCTGGACGGAAGCCTGGGGACTGACAACCAAAACCTTTGCATACACAAACCATACAATCCTTGCGGAAGCTCTTGAAAAATGGCCTATCGACATCTTTCAGAACCTTCTGCCCCGGATCTATCAGATAATAGAAGAAATAAACAGAAGATTTCTCGAATTTGTCCGCGGCATATATCCAGGGGACTGGGAAAAACAGAGCCGCATGGCGATTATCCACAACGGCATGATAAAAATGGCCTGGCTCGCCATCACCGGCTCCCACTCGGTCAACGGAGTTGCGGCTCTTCACACTGAGATCCTCAAGCACGAAGCTCTGAAAGACTGGTACGACCTGTTCCCCGAAAAATTCAACAACAAGACGAACGGCGTAACCCAGAGGCGATGGCTTCTCAAATCCAACCCGGAACTGGCGGATTTCATCACATCCAAAATCGGGAATAAATGGATTGCCGATCTGAGCGAGCTGGAGAAGCTGAAGAAGTTCGCCGACAACAAAACCGATTTGAAAAAAATTGAGAAGATCAAGAACAACAACAAGGAAGCGCTGGCGAAATACATTAAGGAGCACAACGGGATTGAAGTTAACACCGATTCCATTTTCGATGTGCAGATCAAACGTCTCCACGAGTACAAAAGACAGCTTCTCAATATTCTCCATATACTCTATCTCTACAGAAAGATCAAAGAAGATCCTTCTGTCGAAATGGTTCCCAGAACTTTTATTTTCGGAGCTAAAGCCGCTTCGGGCTACAGAATGGCGAAACAGATCATCAAGCTGATCAATGACGTAGCCGACCTCGTAAACAACGACTCTATCGTTTCCGGGAAGATCAAGGTCGTATTTATCGAGAACTACCGTGTTTCGGTTGCAGAAAAACTGTTCCCCGCTTCCGATATCTCCGAGCAGATTTCCACAGCCGGAAAGGAAGCGTCCGGTACGGGAAATATGAAGTTCATGATGAACGGCGCCCTGACTCTGGGAACTCTGGACGGAGCGAACATCGAAATCGTCGAGGAAGCGGGAGAGGAGAACGCTTTTATCTTCGGACTAACCTCCGAAGAAATCAGCCGGATCAGAACCGAGCACTCCTACAGGCCTCATGAAATACTGGCGGCTGACAACGAACTGAAGATGATTCTCAACATGCTGATCGACGGAACATTCGGCTCATACGATATTTACAGAGAGATTTACGATTCTCTGGTATACGGAATTGAAGGAAACAAACCTGACACATATTTTGTTCTTAAAGATTTCAGGTCATATGTGGAAGCCCAGGCCAGAGCTTCCGAAGCCTATAAAGACAGGGACAAATGGAACAGAATGGCTTTTATGAACATTGCCAGCAGCGGTAAATTTTCTTCCGACCGGACTATTAAAGAATACGCTTCCGAAATATGGGATATTAAACCCAGAAAATAG
- a CDS encoding tetratricopeptide repeat protein yields MKRNLILFAILAAAASLFISCASVPAEIDPDMNEEMFFKNAQEAMDQNYYNLALYYYEVYLVRYPENHHKTIGAEYERALIYYKMKEYDYSKALFELILDKYENSPFAVMYPERYKILSRKILDKIDEIQNPPKKSQEEKTSETE; encoded by the coding sequence ATGAAAAGAAACTTGATATTATTTGCTATATTGGCTGCTGCGGCTTCTCTTTTTATATCCTGCGCCTCTGTCCCCGCAGAGATCGATCCGGATATGAATGAAGAGATGTTTTTCAAAAACGCCCAGGAGGCGATGGACCAGAATTATTACAACCTGGCTCTCTATTATTACGAAGTTTACCTGGTGCGCTACCCGGAGAACCATCACAAGACAATCGGCGCCGAATACGAAAGAGCCCTCATCTACTATAAGATGAAAGAATACGATTATTCAAAAGCCCTCTTCGAACTCATTCTCGATAAGTACGAGAACAGTCCCTTCGCGGTGATGTATCCCGAAAGATACAAAATCCTGAGCCGGAAGATTCTGGACAAAATCGACGAGATTCAAAATCCGCCGAAAAAAAGCCAAGAGGAAAAGACCTCTGAAACAGAATAA
- a CDS encoding vWA domain-containing protein produces the protein MKALHFFPVLFLLAVLSASAQDALQIVPGDAYIELAPEGGFSLWIKAREGLGSIMLTDSSKDPDGKEDSFSLRAFDYNEVNGDEKRLLNGEFLDSDKGYYFLIDSTTEMSTVFDDEAFRIYVPETVTYGYPWSREGQLAIGRGSWLNIRAFEKPYGDYDGLYRDNPFILSMKELPPLPPVPMEVEEEEGVFDEMASETEGEFNIAKDGDDAVDKIADLLDRTPGPDIDLVLVVDTTVSMKDDVSFIRNKLVPIVKTKIASFEEFRIGLVLYRDYKEEYLTRRFQFESDLSIIQGRLNRITVAGGRDLPEAVYEGLYDAVENFEWKASSRLIIQVGDALPHDIPRGDVTKDMVFEEARSRGISIFPILLPAE, from the coding sequence ATGAAAGCTTTGCATTTTTTTCCGGTACTATTTCTGTTGGCAGTTCTCTCCGCATCGGCTCAGGATGCTCTTCAGATCGTCCCCGGTGACGCCTATATCGAACTGGCTCCCGAAGGCGGTTTTTCTCTTTGGATAAAAGCCAGAGAAGGCCTCGGTTCCATCATGCTGACCGATTCATCCAAGGATCCCGACGGGAAGGAGGATTCTTTCTCACTCCGCGCCTTTGATTACAATGAAGTGAACGGAGATGAAAAACGGCTTCTCAACGGCGAATTCCTCGATAGCGATAAGGGGTACTATTTCCTCATTGACTCCACCACGGAGATGAGCACAGTTTTCGATGATGAAGCATTCCGCATTTATGTGCCCGAAACGGTAACTTACGGGTATCCCTGGAGCCGGGAAGGGCAGCTGGCAATCGGCCGGGGCTCGTGGTTGAATATCAGAGCCTTTGAAAAGCCATACGGTGATTATGACGGCCTATATCGGGATAATCCATTTATTCTGAGTATGAAAGAACTGCCGCCTCTCCCTCCCGTTCCGATGGAAGTGGAAGAGGAAGAGGGCGTTTTTGATGAAATGGCATCGGAGACCGAGGGAGAGTTCAATATCGCAAAAGACGGAGATGACGCCGTCGATAAAATCGCTGATCTTCTGGACAGGACACCCGGGCCCGATATAGATCTGGTGCTGGTCGTCGATACGACTGTCAGCATGAAAGATGATGTCAGCTTTATCCGCAACAAGCTCGTTCCCATCGTTAAGACGAAGATAGCTTCTTTTGAAGAATTCAGAATCGGTCTTGTGCTATACCGCGATTACAAAGAGGAGTATCTGACCAGACGGTTCCAGTTCGAATCGGATCTGAGCATTATACAGGGGCGTTTGAATCGCATTACTGTCGCCGGGGGAAGAGATCTCCCTGAAGCAGTCTACGAGGGACTGTACGACGCGGTTGAAAATTTCGAATGGAAAGCCTCATCCAGGCTGATCATTCAGGTGGGTGATGCGCTTCCCCATGACATTCCGAGGGGCGATGTGACAAAAGATATGGTATTCGAAGAGGCCAGGTCCCGGGGAATTTCGATCTTTCCCATTCTGCTTCCCGCGGAATGA
- a CDS encoding diguanylate cyclase, whose amino-acid sequence MSSGKKINKADRAFFLNSDIRYHLFRAYIVISSFLALTFSIIHLLNRRPAVNYITAMAAFVLCVFWYFMSSDYKRYGFARISFLFVFSLVWLPLGYITSPGSFSAMPYLVIMVAFILSVVVRNTWEYIFPVLMIVEMPILFRLEIWYPEVFVKYSDPLYRINDLTMNFTVAISAVIFTVIFMMSQYNKINLQLYNLSVLDDLTGLYNKRYLMKFIEMEKNRSERHGRQFSLVFIDLDNFKRINDIMGHLAGDRVLKGLSDILLENTRSYDIAARYGGDEFIVIFPETDHEEARLRMDELDRKFRNFVEQYKKLGLSVSWGISESGSKTAEEILSLADRNLYDKKKR is encoded by the coding sequence GTGAGTTCCGGAAAAAAAATAAATAAAGCTGATAGAGCCTTTTTTCTAAACAGCGATATCCGATATCATCTGTTCCGGGCATATATTGTCATTTCCTCTTTTCTGGCACTCACGTTCAGTATCATTCACCTTCTAAACAGAAGACCGGCGGTCAATTATATTACCGCCATGGCCGCATTCGTTCTATGCGTTTTCTGGTATTTCATGTCTTCCGATTACAAAAGGTACGGTTTTGCCAGAATCTCATTTCTCTTCGTGTTCTCTCTTGTATGGCTGCCTCTGGGCTATATAACATCTCCCGGTTCCTTCAGCGCTATGCCTTATCTTGTCATCATGGTGGCTTTCATTCTATCTGTCGTCGTCCGCAATACCTGGGAGTATATATTCCCGGTTCTGATGATTGTTGAAATGCCCATCCTTTTTCGCCTCGAGATATGGTACCCCGAGGTTTTTGTAAAGTACTCCGATCCCCTTTACCGGATAAATGATCTGACAATGAATTTCACAGTAGCAATCAGTGCTGTTATTTTTACGGTTATCTTTATGATGAGCCAATATAATAAAATTAATCTCCAGCTTTATAATTTAAGCGTTCTCGATGATCTGACAGGGTTGTACAATAAGCGATATCTTATGAAGTTTATTGAAATGGAGAAGAACCGCTCGGAGAGACACGGCCGACAGTTTTCGCTTGTCTTCATCGATCTGGACAATTTCAAGCGCATAAATGATATCATGGGCCATCTGGCCGGCGACCGGGTTCTTAAAGGATTGTCAGATATTCTATTGGAGAATACCAGAAGTTATGATATAGCCGCCCGTTACGGAGGGGATGAGTTTATCGTCATCTTTCCCGAAACCGATCATGAGGAAGCCAGGCTCAGGATGGATGAACTGGATAGGAAATTCCGGAACTTTGTGGAACAATATAAAAAACTGGGTCTGTCCGTCAGCTGGGGTATTTCCGAAAGCGGATCGAAAACAGCTGAAGAGATTCTGTCCCTGGCCGATAGAAACCTCTATGACAAGAAGAAACGTTAA
- the trxA gene encoding thioredoxin has product MAYVKLTDENFEQEVLKSDIPVLVDFWAEWCVPCKMLGPVIEELADEYAGKLKVCKLDVDDAPSTAGKFGVQSIPTVMVFNKGEQVTQTLGAQPKPNIVKLFEDLI; this is encoded by the coding sequence ATGGCATATGTTAAACTGACTGATGAGAACTTCGAACAGGAAGTTCTAAAATCGGATATACCAGTTCTCGTTGATTTCTGGGCGGAATGGTGCGTTCCCTGTAAGATGCTCGGCCCGGTGATCGAGGAATTAGCTGATGAGTACGCCGGCAAGTTAAAAGTCTGTAAGCTCGATGTCGATGATGCTCCCTCAACAGCGGGGAAATTCGGCGTTCAGAGCATTCCGACCGTTATGGTTTTTAATAAAGGCGAACAGGTGACCCAGACTCTGGGAGCCCAGCCCAAACCCAATATAGTAAAACTGTTTGAGGACCTGATCTAG
- a CDS encoding single-stranded DNA-binding protein, translated as MNSLNSILLEGNLVRDPESGETPKGTKFCRFSIASNRFYKQEGNRVDEVSYFDVEVWSKLAENCYTNLEKGRGVRVVGRLKQDRWQDEEGRGRTKVKIVGEHVEFKPQFRKNEEEKIEEAEPAF; from the coding sequence ATGAATTCATTAAATTCGATTCTACTGGAAGGGAATCTGGTCCGCGATCCCGAATCGGGAGAAACCCCCAAGGGAACAAAATTCTGCAGGTTTTCCATAGCGTCCAACCGATTTTACAAACAGGAGGGAAACCGGGTCGATGAAGTTTCCTATTTTGATGTGGAAGTCTGGTCCAAGCTCGCGGAAAACTGCTACACCAATTTGGAAAAGGGACGCGGTGTACGTGTCGTCGGACGGCTGAAACAGGACCGTTGGCAGGACGAAGAGGGACGGGGGAGAACCAAAGTTAAGATCGTAGGGGAGCATGTGGAGTTCAAGCCGCAGTTCAGGAAGAATGAAGAAGAGAAGATAGAGGAAGCTGAACCGGCTTTCTGA